One region of Gossypium raimondii isolate GPD5lz chromosome 6, ASM2569854v1, whole genome shotgun sequence genomic DNA includes:
- the LOC105772298 gene encoding uncharacterized protein LOC105772298 — protein MADEAQYSSGLDAGSNKRKYDDQPPLPSGARRPTGFSSPDSAPPSYNSVPPPLDGIEMAKQRAQEIAARLTASVASAGAEPKRPRFENGSGGGFDHDKGFSSAPSDVKPLSNSAPSAIPVSYGSYHGSSKKIDIPQNRVGVIIGKAGETIKYLQLQSGAKIQVQRDMDADPNSVTRPVELVGTAEQISKAEQLINDVLAEAETGGSGIVSRRLTGQAGSEHFEMKIPNNKVGLVIGKGGETIKNMQARTGARIQVIPLHLPPGDTSTERTLHIDGTSEQIKHARELVDEVTSENRMRNPSMVGGFPQQGYQARPASSWGQGAPPMQQPGYGYLQPGAYPGPSSQYNMLQPPYGGYPSQPSSGGYASGWDQSSVQPNQQTSAASGYDYYNQQPSQQQQQTSGDSVTPADNSGYNYSQPPASSYMQPGQGYSQYGYGGYHQSGYGQPSSYDQQQSYGSASSYGNVTNPTQGGQGDSGQAPTSTQPSATGQQGYNTSQQPNPNPGSYPPPGSTQPGYGMPPSQTGYGNQPPAQPGYGAGYGQPQTQKPLANPQMYGQAQQSPSTPGSYGQPGYHSQPPSSGYGQPETGSQLAQPPSYGAASAQPGYGAPTYGAGYGAPYNTSYGGSYSQPPTYPADNNAGGSTNGNYDAAPASKTVDQGGVAKASPKS, from the exons AGACGAAGCACAGTACTCTTCAGGTCTCGATGCCGGCAGCAACAAGCGTAAATACGATGACCAACCCCCTCTCCCCTCCGGCGCTAGGAGGCCTACTGGTTTCTCTTCCCCAGATTCGGCTCCTCCTTCCTACAACAGCGTTCCGCCGCCGCTCGATGGCATCGAGATGGCCAAGCAGCGAGCTCAGGAGATTGCTGCTCGCCTGACTGCCTCCGTCGCCTCCGCTGGGGCCGAGCCCAAGCGCCCTCGTTTTGAAAACGGCTCCGGCGGTGGTTTTGATCACGACAAGGGGTTTAGCTCCGCTCCTTCTG ATGTAAAACCTCTTTCGAATTCTGCTCCTTCAGCTATACCGGTTTCGTATGGCAGCTACCATGGTAGTAGCAAAAAGATTGATATTCCTCAAAACAGGGTCGGTGTTATAATCGGGAAAGCTGGAGAAACCATTAAATATCTTCAACTACAATCTGGGGCAAAGATTCAGGTCCAAAGAGATATGGATGCTGACCCTAATTCTGTGACTAGGCCTGTAGAGCTTGTGGGTACTGCTGAACAAATATCTAAGGCAGAGCAGTTGATAAATGATGTTCTTGCTGAG gCTGAAACAGGGGGTTCTGGCATAGTTTCCCGGCGATTGACAGGACAGGCTGGAAGTGAACATTTTGAAATGAAGATTCCGAATAACAAG GTTGGTCTGGTGATTGGTAAAGGTGGTGAAAcaattaaaaacatgcaagctAGAACTGGAGCTCGTATTCAG GTGATACCTTTGCACTTGCCCCCAGGTGATACATCAACAGAAAGGACATTACATATAGATGGGACAAGTGAACAGATTAAACATGCAAGAGAATTGGTTGATGAGGTCACAAGTGAG AACCGTATGAGAAATCCATCAATGGTTGGAGGATTTCCACAGCAAGGTTATCAAGCAAGACCAGCCTCAAGCTGGGGCCAAGGGGCTCCTCCAATGCAACAGCCTGGTTATGGTTATTTGCAGCCTGGGGCATATCCTGGCCCATCATCGCAGTACAACATGTTGCAGCCTCCTTATGGGGGCTACCCTTCCCAACCGTCATCTGGTGGATATGCCTCTGGTTGGGACCAGTCATCTGTACAACCAAACCAGCAAACCTCTGCTGCAAGTGGTTATGATTACTATAACCAACAGCCTTCACAGCAGCAGCAGCAAACCTCTGGTGATTCGGTAACTCCAGCTGATAACAGTGGTTACAATTACAGTCAACCTCCAGCTTCTAGCTATATGCAACCAGGACAAGGTTATTCTCAGTATGGCTATGGTGGATACCATCAATCTGGTTATGGGCAGCCATCATCATACGATCAGCAGCAAAGTTATGGTTCTGCTTCGAGCTACGGTAATGTGACAAATCCAACTCAAGGTGGTCAAGGGGATTCAGGTCAGGCACCTACGTCTACCCAACCGTCTGCAACAGGCCAACAAGGGTATAATACTAGTCAGCAGCCTAACCCAAACCCTGGAAGTTATCCACCTCCAGGAAGTACTCAACCTGGTTATGGAATGCCGCCTTCCCAAACTGGCTATGGGAATCAGCCACCAGCACAGCCTGGTTATGGAGCTGGATATGGACAACCACAAACGCAGAAACCTTTGGCCAATCCCCAGATGTATGGGCAGGCTCAACAGTCGCCTAGCACCCCAGGAAGTTATGGCCAGCCAGGATATCATTCACAGCCGCCATCTTCTGGTTATGGTCAACCAGAGACAGGTTCACAACTTGCTCAACCACCAAGTTATGGTGCGGCATCTGCCCAGCCTGGATATGGAGCCCCAACCTATGGAGCTGGTTATGGAGCACCTTATAACACCTCTTATGGTGGTAGTTACTCACAGCCTCCAACATATCCAGCCGACAACAATGCTGGTGGGAGCACTAATGGAAATTACGATGCAGCACCAGCATCTAAAACTGTTGACCAGGGTGGAGTTGCCAAGGCATCCCCCAAAAGTTGA